One Etheostoma spectabile isolate EspeVRDwgs_2016 unplaced genomic scaffold, UIUC_Espe_1.0 scaffold00019552, whole genome shotgun sequence DNA window includes the following coding sequences:
- the LOC116684743 gene encoding VPS35 endosomal protein sorting factor-like — protein sequence MIQDYTWEENSDAKVRVYVSALPLLAAMSQETYLYSIPKVDSNETLYGGDPKFLLEINKLSETLIGQVLDHLKALGRDEQSTRRQGALAFSLFAVLLAHGDLRNNKLSQLAVNLWNLSHKHGYCETRVSVRTLESIKQQAQQADMSHLSDTVQRLVLQSRT from the exons ATGATCCAGGATTACACCTGGGAGGAGAACAGCGATGCCAAGGTGCGGGTCTACGTCAGCGCTCTGCCCCTGCTGGCCGCCATGAGCCAGGAAACCTACCTCTACTCCATCCCTAAAG TGGACTCCAATGAGACTCTTTATGGAGGAGACCCCAAGTTCCTATTGGAGATCAACAAGCTGAGCgagactctgattggacaggtGCTTGACCATCTGAAGGCACTCGGCCGGGACGAG CAGAGCACGCGGCGCCAGGGCGCTCTGGCCTTCTCCCTGTTCGCCGTACTGCTGGCTCACGGCGACCTGAGGAACAACAAGCTGAGCCAGCTGGCCGTCAACCTGTGGAACCTCAGCCACAAACACGGATACTGTGAGACCCGCGTCTCG GTTCGGACCCTGGAGTCCATCAAACAGCAGGCTCAGCAGGCGGACATGAGCCACCTGTCGGACACAGTCCAGCGGCTGGTGCTGCAGTCCCGCACCTGA